A DNA window from Ostrea edulis chromosome 5, xbOstEdul1.1, whole genome shotgun sequence contains the following coding sequences:
- the LOC125651119 gene encoding proton-coupled folate transporter-like produces the protein MTTKKLDGAAASRRRYLIGPICFVHVFTFGIYNSTTVLFFPEYVGKFLYPNTTSETSADSSICNSDSNSTDTESEKVIQAEVARFTIYASLCVGIPCIISNLLLGSISDRYGRKMMLMIPTIGLLLVEMSTAILMYLDVHLYYLLIPMVVQGFVGDTFSLILFVMSYVSDITENNRSRTFGIAIMECCIGMGVVIGGIVSGYMIEAFGYIWPVVTSPLCKIINIFLIACLPATDVQNKSTDPLTLKTVLDFIKQSLEFYYSKKYRGLRWKYNICIVVYVMGCVCLIGRNAAEVLYIISPPFCLSPVLVGWFHAAQQTVQQGISMILIRVFLIFMNAEAVSTMGALSGIAGFIVQGLATSNTVLFLSLVVGFGMALGIPTMRAIMSKETPSESQGALFGGMAAAQTAGTYFGSLVFGAIYESTVYLFNGTVFMFMAGLCFISFVLSICLVIIPKCNSNEKANMEKKDEKLTEHKL, from the exons ATGACGACGAAGAAATTAGATGGCGCCGCAGCATCGCGCAGGAGATATCTAATTGGACCTATAtgttttgtacatgtgtttaCATTTGGAATCTACAACAGCACGACTGTTCTCTTCTTCCCAGAGTATGTTGGAAAGTTCCTTTATCCCAACACCACCTCTGAAACCTCGGCCGATAGTTCCATATGTAACAGCGACAGCAATTCCACAGACACCGAGAGCGAGAAAGTCATTCAAGCCGAGGTAGCAAGGTTTACGATTTACGCGTCCTTGTGTGTGGGGATTCCTTGCATAATTTCGAATCTACTTCTTGGAAGTATAAGCGATAGATATGGCAGAAAGATGATGTTGATGATCCCCACCATTGGGTTGCTCTTGGTGGAAATGTCAACGGCCATATTAATGTATTTGGATGTACATCTCTACTATTTACTGATTCCCATGGTTGTCCAGGGCTTTGTCGGGGATACATTTTCACTGATACTATTCGTTATGTCCTATGTATCCGACATAACAGAAAATAACAGGTCTAGAACGTTTGGTATTGCTATCATGGAATGCTGCATAGGAATGGGAGTAGTTATTGGTGGTATAGTATCCGGTTACATGATCGAAGCTTTTGGCTATATATGGCCTGTAGTGACGTCCCCACTTTGCAAAATCATCAACATTTTTCTCATAGCATGTCTACCAGCAACTGACGTCCAAAACAAAAGCACTGATCCATTGACTTTGAAGACTGTTTTGGACTTCATTAAACAGTCACTTGAGTTTTATTATTCCAAGAAATACCGGGGCCTTCGATGGAAGTACAACATCTGCATTGTTGTTTATGTCATGGGATGTGTCTGTCTAATTGGTCGGAATGCAGCCGAAGTCCTGTACATCATAAGCCCTCCTTTCTGTTTAAGCCCTGTGCTTGTTGGCTGGTTCCACGCAGCCCAACAAACCGTGCAACAAGGCATATCGATGATCCTCATACGAGTCTTTCTGATATTCATGAATGCAGAGGCAGTGTCAACCATGGGCGCATTATCCGGAATTGCTGGTTTTATTGTTCAGGGGCTTGCAACATCTAACACTGTGCTATTCCTGT ccCTTGTTGTCGGTTTTGGGATGGCACTTGGAATTCCGACGATGCGAGCCATTATGTCTAAAGAAACACCAAGTGAAAGTCAAG GTGCTTTGTTCGGTGGCATGGCAGCTGCACAAACCGCCGGGACTTACTTTGGGTCGTTGGTTTTTGGAGCCATTTATGAAAGCACAGTGTATTTATTTAATGGAACAGTATTCATGTTCATGGCTGGATTATGCTTCATTTCATTTGTGCTGTCCAT TTGCCTCGTTATCATTCCAAAGTGTAATTCCAACGAGAAAGCAAATATGGAGAAGAAAGATGAAAAACTGACGGAACACAAACTATAA